The Pelmatolapia mariae isolate MD_Pm_ZW linkage group LG10_11, Pm_UMD_F_2, whole genome shotgun sequence genome includes a region encoding these proteins:
- the camlg gene encoding calcium signal-modulating cyclophilin ligand, translating into MESGEASEEKTGSMSAAQKRAEIRRKRLLMNSEDRMNRIVGITKNEPENNGASRRPAEPRFHLPLEPWSTASSSPRSSPGIGSHSHSSTPERRGSPLPELSSEPPGGSSEDDIVGVRRRTRGERPSDDVSGSPRPGFLSASYFSRFDDAMKLRGQLANEKPAEDGRSDSEEFDPFRVFRLIGSVLLAVFVRVFVCKYLSIFAPFLTLELAYMGLSKYFPKVEKKTQTTVLTAALLLSGIPAEVINRSMDTYRRMGDVFADLCVYFFTFILSHEILLLIGSETP; encoded by the exons ATGGAGTCCGGGGAGGCCAGCGAGGAGAAGACGGGCTCCATGTCGGCGGCACAGAAAAGAGCGGAGATCCGGAGGAAAAGGCTGCTCATGAATTCAGAGGACAGGATGAACAGGATCGTGGGAATCACCAAAAACGAGCCTGAAAATAACG GAGCGTCACGGCGTCCTGCAGAACCCCGGTTCCATCTGCCTCTAGAGCCATGGTCCACTGCCTCATCTTCTCCTAGATCGTCTCCAGGGATTGGCAGTCACTCCCACAGCTCCACCCCGGAGAGGAGAGGCTCACCCCTGCCAGAGCTCTCCAGTGAGCCACCCGGAGGATCCTCAGAAGATGATATCGTAGGAGTCCGGCGGAGAACGAGGGGCGAGCGGCCGTCAGATGATGTCAGTGGCTCTCCTCGTCCAGGCTTTCTCTCTGCATCCTACTTTTCTCGTTTTGATGATGCCATGAAGCTTCGGGGTCAGCTGGCCAATGAAAAGCCGGCCGAGGACGGAAGGTCGGACTCAGAGGAGTTTGATCCCTTCAGGGTCTTCAGGCTCATCGGCAGCGTCCTCCTTGCTGTTTTTGTCAGGGTTTTTGTCTGCAAGTATCTG tcaATATTTGCTCCATTTCTGACACTTGAACTGGCCTACATGGGGTTGTCCAAATACTTTCCAAAg GTAGAGAAGAAGACCCAGACCACTGTGCTAACTGCTGCCCTGTTACTGTCCGGCATCCCTGCCGAGGTCATCAATCGCTCCATGGACACCTACAGGAGGATGGGTGACGTCTTCGCTGACCTCTGTGTCTACTTCTTCACCTTCATCCTCTCGCATGAGATACTGCTCCTTATTGGCTCAGAGACTCCCTGA